In Gymnogyps californianus isolate 813 chromosome 1, ASM1813914v2, whole genome shotgun sequence, the following are encoded in one genomic region:
- the TM7SF3 gene encoding transmembrane 7 superfamily member 3, whose translation MRLSACAVVLLGLLGVLRHGGASGLLELSLGKFRNVLLNQTNPVEAVIRNIASNVTVVIFQVHAQQSDVVISFDKNPSVNSSGTGVDKGLVSILQPQQSVCTWYLRSLDASQVLSTAISIPYMEKDPIPGGCNIEFDLEVDPNIYLDYTVVDTHIKFAPANLGYTRGANPPSCDSGTGQNSRWRLHYDVYQYFLPENNLSEMVLMSHIRKMSEVQSIKANGIKMLTLTTDDKTNVYFSSLPGQGVIYNVIVWDPLWNTSAAYVPVHTYACSFADLVDNCSSLSKLSTKVFFTALAVLGLFTCFFGHRFWKTDLFFMGFIFAAAFFFVFITRVTGLGYDVRLILTAVAGIIGGLFLVASWWRFGSVLLCMFIIGLVLGFLFSSMVFFTPLGDYRVFRDDVVFWVTFSSVALMIPVLFVGCPRILNILASGIVGSYTVILAIACYVYTSLAYITLDLLRRILNDYFSRAYTNVPFQTNDFIILSVWTMLALSGVTVQLRRERSEVPFPPHPYLTWKRERERRSTNVLDPSHHIPPLRERIHNKLLHIKEVFQKEQPAGERTPLLL comes from the exons GTCTTCTTGAGCTCTCCTtgggaaaattcagaaatgtgcTACTTAACCAGACCAATCCCGTGGAAGCTGTAATCAGGAACATTGCAAGCAATGTGACTGTCGTTATTTTTCAAGTACATGCCCAGCAAAGCGATGTGGTGATATCCTTTGATAAG AATCCATCTGTGAACAGCTCAGGAACTGGAGTAGACAAAGGACTGGTTTCCATCCTTCAGCCTCAGCAGAGCGTATGTACATGGTACCTTCGGTCACTGGATGCTAGCCAGGTGCTGAGCACAGCTATCTCTATTCCCTATATGGAGAAAG ATCCTATTCCTGGAGGCTGCAATATAGAATTTGACTTGGAAGTGGATCCAAATATTTACCTAGACTATACAGTGGTTGATACACACATCAAGTTTGCCCCTGCAAACTTGGGATATACCAG AGGAGCAAACCCACCATCCTGCGATTCAGGGACTGGTCAGAACTCCAGATGGCGACTGCACTATGATGTCTACCAGTACTTCTTACCAGAGAACAATCTTTCTGAAATGGTACTCATGAGCCACATACGGAAGATGTCTGAGGTGCAAAGTATCAAAGCCAATGGCATTAAA ATGCTTACACTGACAACTGATGACAAGACCAATGTCTACTTTTCCTCGCTTCCTGGACAAGGTGTGATCTACAATGTCATAGTATGGGATCCTCTTTGGAATACTTCTGCTGCATACGTACCTGTGCATACATAtgcctgcagctttgctgaCCTAGTGGATAACTGCTCTTCTCTCA GCAAACTGTCTACCAAAGTATTCTTCACTGCTCTTGCTGTTCTTGGTCTCTTCACTTGCTTTTTTGGACACAGATTCTGGAAAACAG ACTTATTCTTCATGGGCTTCATATTCGCAGCTGCCTTCTTCTTTGTATTCATTACGAGGGTAACTGGCCTTGGTTATGATG tgcgTCTTATTTTGACAGCAGTAGCTGGAATTATTGGAGGGCTTTTCCTGGTTGCAAGCTGGTGGAGATTTGGCTCTGTGCTACTCTGTATGTTTATTATTGGACTTGTGCTGGGATTTCTCTTTTCATCGATGGTCTTCTTTACTCCACTAG GAGACTACAGGGTCTTCCGTGACGATGTGGTGTTCTGGGTGACCTTTTCTTCTGTAGCCTTGATGATTCCAGTGCTTTTTGTTGGGTGTCCAAGAATT CTGAACATACTGGCCTCTGGAATAGTAGGCTCTTACACAGTGATCCTAGCTATTGCTTGTTATGTCTACACAAGTCTTGCTTACATCACCTTAGACCTACTCAGAAGGATCCTCAATGATTACTTCAGCAGAGCTTACACCAATGTGCCTTTTCAAACAAATG acttcattATCCTGTCAGTGTGGACAATGCTGGCCCTCAGCGGAGTAACTGTGCAGCTTCGCCGAGAGAGAAGTGAAGTGCCCTTCCCACCGCACCCCTATCTCACCTGGAAGCGTGAAAGGGAGCGCAGAAGCACCAATGTCTTAGATCCTAGCCATCATATCCCTCCCCTAAGAGAGAGGATCCATAACAAGCTACTGCATATCAAAGAGGTGTTTCAGAAAGAGCagccagctggggagagaacTCCGTTGCTTTTGTAA